From one Shewanella sp. GD04112 genomic stretch:
- a CDS encoding glutathione S-transferase family protein produces the protein MELFYHPLSRYSQKVLIALYEKQANFYPRITDLRDPLARQTFQQFYPPGKLPLLKTHEGQLLPESSIIIEYLDRHFRNGTELLPAEPERNLAVRLFDRIIDNDINNPLFQLEKLKHAPEGHEFEIKQIEKQMFIQFQRLDAHLSQNHWVCGDSFTLADCALIPCLSYSFAHLNLLDLDELVRYWQQAQLRGAWMLVLEEVLLAEMEEDTGIRSIP, from the coding sequence ATGGAGCTGTTCTATCATCCGTTATCACGTTATTCACAGAAGGTGTTGATTGCTCTCTATGAAAAACAAGCGAACTTTTACCCGCGGATCACCGATTTGCGCGACCCGTTAGCGCGTCAAACATTCCAGCAATTTTATCCTCCCGGCAAACTGCCGTTACTCAAAACCCACGAAGGCCAACTGCTCCCCGAGTCCAGCATCATCATCGAATACCTAGACAGGCATTTCCGAAACGGTACCGAGTTACTGCCCGCCGAACCCGAGCGCAATTTAGCGGTGCGCTTATTCGATCGCATTATTGATAACGATATCAATAACCCGTTATTTCAATTGGAAAAATTAAAGCATGCGCCCGAAGGGCATGAATTTGAGATCAAGCAGATAGAAAAGCAGATGTTTATCCAGTTTCAGCGCCTTGATGCCCATTTAAGCCAAAATCACTGGGTATGCGGCGACAGTTTTACCTTGGCCGACTGCGCACTTATTCCCTGTTTAAGCTACAGTTTTGCCCACTTAAACCTGCTGGATTTAGATGAGTTAGTACGTTACTGGCAACAGGCGCAGCTGCGCGGCGCCTGGATGCTGGTGCTTGAAGAAGTGCTACTCGCCGAAATGGAGGAAGACACTGGCATCAGGAGTATTCCCTAG
- a CDS encoding thioesterase family protein: MNLYFRLFWLLFWRTRHCRKIDFLGTSRITYRALPSDCDINFHLTNSRYPAFMDLARTYMLAEMGLLKRFLKLKWMPIVNAAEFTYIRDIKPLKKFEIETKVVGWDEKYFYIEQRFVSERGLHCIVHVRGVFVCKGKQVPLDVLVKEAGYTDPAPELPPEVIKWKAFLQLKKERNR; this comes from the coding sequence ATGAATCTGTATTTCCGTTTGTTTTGGTTGTTGTTTTGGCGCACGCGTCACTGCCGTAAGATTGATTTTTTGGGCACGAGCCGCATTACTTACCGGGCATTACCCAGCGATTGCGATATCAACTTCCACCTGACCAACTCCCGCTATCCAGCGTTTATGGATCTGGCGCGTACCTATATGTTGGCTGAAATGGGGCTGTTGAAGCGTTTCCTTAAATTAAAGTGGATGCCGATTGTTAACGCCGCCGAATTTACCTATATCCGCGATATCAAGCCCCTGAAAAAGTTTGAGATTGAAACCAAGGTCGTGGGCTGGGATGAGAAATATTTTTATATTGAACAACGCTTTGTGAGTGAACGCGGTTTGCACTGCATAGTGCATGTGCGTGGTGTGTTTGTCTGTAAAGGTAAGCAAGTCCCGCTAGATGTGTTAGTCAAAGAAGCGGGTTATACCGATCCTGCTCCCGAGTTGCCGCCAGAAGTCATTAAATGGAAAGCGTTTTTACAGTTGAAGAAAGAACGCAATCGCTAG
- the prlC gene encoding oligopeptidase A: MSNPLLNGAKLPLFSQIKPEHIQVAVEQAIAQCRAKIDEVLQNPGPFTWDNLVAPLEQVDDELSQIWSPVSHMNSVVSTDEWRAAHDACLPLLSEYGTYVGQHQGLYEAYKSLRASADFDQLSQAQQMVIEHSLRDFELSGIGLDDGQKVRYGEIVKRLSELTSGFSNQLLDATQAWTKLITDEAELAGLPDSAKAAAKAMAEARELEGWLFTLDFPSYLPVMTYSENRSLREECYRAYVTRASDQGPNAGEFDNGPLMDEILALRHELAQLLGFDSFAEKSLATKMAETPAQVMAFLNELALRSKDQAKAELAELKAFALEQYGVSEMASWDLSFYAEKLQQHKYEISQELLRPYFPEDKVLSGLFYTVSRLFGLKIVEQTEFDRWHKDVRFFDIFDETGEHRGSFYLDLYARTGKRGGAWMDDCRVRRHTPTGLQKPVAYLTCNFNGPVDGKPALFTHDEVTTLFHEFGHGIHHMLTKIDVAGVSGINGVPWDAVELPSQFMENWCWQEEALAEISGHYETGEPLPKAMLDKMLAAKNFQSGMMMLRQLEFSLFDFRLHHEYDPAKGARIQETLDEVRRQVAVLIPPAFNRFQHGFAHIFAGGYAAGYYSYKWAEVLSADAFSRFEEEGIFNPDTGRSFLHNILEMGGSAEPMGLFKQFMGREPSIDALLRHSGIAA; this comes from the coding sequence ATGAGCAACCCTTTGCTTAACGGCGCAAAATTACCGCTTTTTTCCCAGATTAAACCTGAACACATTCAAGTTGCCGTTGAGCAGGCCATTGCTCAGTGTCGTGCCAAGATTGATGAAGTGCTGCAAAATCCAGGGCCGTTTACGTGGGATAACTTAGTTGCCCCGCTCGAGCAAGTGGATGATGAGTTAAGCCAGATTTGGTCGCCTGTCTCCCACATGAACTCTGTGGTGAGCACAGATGAATGGCGCGCCGCCCATGATGCTTGTTTGCCGCTGTTATCCGAATACGGCACCTATGTGGGTCAACACCAAGGGCTATATGAGGCATATAAATCACTACGTGCATCAGCAGACTTTGACCAATTAAGCCAAGCACAGCAGATGGTGATTGAGCACAGCTTACGGGACTTCGAGCTTTCAGGTATCGGCTTAGACGATGGGCAAAAAGTGCGTTATGGCGAAATCGTTAAGCGCCTATCCGAGCTGACGAGCGGCTTTTCAAATCAATTACTGGATGCGACCCAAGCCTGGACTAAGTTAATTACCGACGAGGCAGAATTAGCCGGTTTACCCGATTCAGCCAAGGCGGCCGCAAAAGCGATGGCCGAGGCGCGCGAATTAGAAGGTTGGTTATTTACCTTAGATTTCCCTTCCTATTTACCCGTGATGACCTACAGCGAAAACCGTAGCCTGCGTGAAGAGTGTTACCGCGCCTACGTGACGCGCGCCTCGGATCAAGGTCCAAATGCGGGTGAATTCGATAATGGTCCCTTGATGGATGAAATCCTTGCGCTGCGCCACGAGTTGGCGCAATTGTTAGGCTTTGATAGTTTTGCCGAAAAATCCCTCGCGACGAAAATGGCCGAAACGCCTGCGCAGGTGATGGCATTCTTAAATGAATTAGCGCTGCGCTCTAAAGATCAGGCCAAAGCCGAACTGGCTGAGTTAAAAGCCTTTGCGCTGGAGCAGTACGGCGTGAGCGAAATGGCTTCTTGGGATTTGAGTTTCTACGCCGAGAAGTTACAGCAACATAAGTATGAGATTTCTCAAGAGTTGCTGCGTCCTTACTTCCCCGAAGATAAAGTGCTCTCTGGCTTGTTTTACACTGTCTCGCGCCTATTTGGCTTAAAGATTGTCGAGCAAACTGAGTTCGACCGTTGGCATAAAGACGTGCGCTTCTTCGATATTTTCGACGAAACGGGCGAGCACAGAGGCAGCTTCTATTTAGACCTATACGCCCGCACGGGTAAACGCGGCGGCGCTTGGATGGATGATTGCCGAGTGCGTCGTCACACGCCTACGGGTCTACAAAAGCCTGTGGCTTATCTCACCTGCAACTTTAACGGCCCTGTAGATGGCAAACCGGCACTCTTTACCCACGATGAAGTGACGACGCTGTTCCACGAATTTGGCCATGGCATTCACCATATGCTAACCAAAATCGACGTGGCTGGCGTGTCAGGTATCAACGGCGTGCCTTGGGATGCGGTCGAATTGCCTAGCCAGTTTATGGAAAACTGGTGCTGGCAAGAAGAAGCCTTAGCGGAGATCTCCGGTCACTACGAAACCGGTGAACCTTTGCCAAAAGCCATGTTAGACAAGATGTTAGCGGCGAAAAACTTCCAATCAGGCATGATGATGTTGCGCCAGTTGGAGTTTTCACTGTTCGATTTTAGATTGCACCACGAATATGACCCCGCCAAAGGGGCGCGTATTCAAGAGACCTTGGACGAAGTGCGTCGTCAGGTAGCCGTGTTAATTCCGCCTGCATTTAACCGTTTCCAACATGGTTTTGCGCATATTTTTGCGGGCGGTTATGCCGCGGGTTACTACAGCTACAAGTGGGCAGAAGTGCTGTCGGCGGATGCGTTTTCTCGCTTCGAAGAGGAGGGCATCTTCAATCCTGACACGGGCCGTAGCTTCTTGCACAACATTCTCGAAATGGGCGGTTCAGCCGAGCCTATGGGCTTGTTCAAACAATTTATGGGTCGCGAGCCGAGTATCGATGCGCTGCTGCGCCACTCTGGGATTGCTGCTTAA
- the gorA gene encoding glutathione-disulfide reductase, which translates to MAQHFDYICLGAGSGGIASANRAAMRGAKVLLIEAKHVGGTCVNVGCVPKKVMWYGAHIAEAMNLYAKDYGFDVSVNKFDWNTLVNSREAYIGRIHEAYGRGFTNNKVTLLNGYGRFVNGNTIEVNGEHYTADHILIATGGAPTIPNIPGAEYGIDSDGFFALREQPKRVAVVGAGYIAVEVAGVLHALGSETHLFVRKHAPLRNFDPMLIDALVDAMKTEGPTLHTNSVPQSVVKNADDSLTLNLENGESVTVDCLIWAIGRSPATGNIGLENTDVQLDSKGYVITDAQQNTTHKGIYCVGDIMAGGVELTPVAVKAGRLLSERLFNGMSDAKMDYSQIPTVVFSHPPIGTMGLTEPEARAQYGDDNVKVYTSGFTSMYTAVTSHRQACKMKLVCAGKEEKVVGIHGIGFGMDEILQGFGVAMKMGATKADFDAVVAIHPTGAEEFVTMR; encoded by the coding sequence ATGGCTCAACATTTTGACTATATCTGCCTAGGCGCAGGCAGCGGCGGTATCGCCTCAGCTAACCGAGCTGCCATGCGTGGCGCTAAAGTTCTACTCATCGAAGCGAAACACGTCGGCGGCACCTGCGTAAACGTGGGCTGCGTACCCAAAAAAGTCATGTGGTATGGCGCACATATCGCCGAAGCCATGAACCTCTACGCCAAAGATTATGGATTTGATGTTTCAGTCAACAAATTCGACTGGAACACCTTAGTGAACAGTCGCGAAGCCTATATAGGTCGCATCCACGAGGCCTACGGTCGCGGCTTTACCAATAACAAGGTCACCCTGCTCAATGGCTATGGCCGTTTCGTTAATGGCAACACCATTGAAGTAAATGGCGAGCACTACACAGCTGACCATATCCTAATCGCCACTGGCGGCGCACCTACTATCCCAAACATTCCTGGCGCGGAATACGGGATTGATTCAGATGGTTTCTTCGCCCTGCGCGAACAACCTAAACGTGTCGCAGTCGTCGGCGCTGGCTATATCGCCGTCGAAGTCGCGGGCGTTTTACACGCACTGGGCAGTGAGACTCACCTGTTTGTGCGTAAACATGCGCCGCTGCGTAACTTCGATCCTATGCTAATCGACGCCCTAGTCGATGCCATGAAGACCGAAGGCCCAACCCTGCACACCAACAGCGTCCCACAATCTGTGGTTAAAAATGCTGACGACAGCCTGACTCTAAATCTCGAGAATGGCGAAAGCGTGACCGTTGATTGCCTGATTTGGGCCATTGGCCGCTCACCCGCGACGGGTAATATCGGCTTAGAAAACACCGATGTGCAACTGGATAGCAAAGGCTATGTGATTACCGACGCACAGCAAAATACCACCCACAAAGGCATTTATTGCGTGGGCGATATTATGGCAGGCGGCGTGGAACTGACTCCCGTTGCGGTTAAGGCAGGTCGCTTACTCTCTGAGCGCCTATTCAACGGCATGAGCGATGCCAAAATGGATTACAGCCAAATCCCAACCGTGGTCTTCAGCCATCCACCGATTGGCACTATGGGATTAACCGAGCCAGAAGCCCGCGCACAATATGGTGATGATAATGTGAAGGTTTACACCTCTGGCTTTACCTCAATGTATACCGCCGTCACTAGCCACCGTCAGGCCTGTAAGATGAAACTGGTCTGTGCGGGTAAAGAAGAGAAAGTCGTGGGTATTCATGGCATTGGTTTTGGTATGGATGAGATCCTTCAAGGGTTTGGTGTCGCCATGAAAATGGGCGCCACCAAAGCCGATTTCGATGCCGTTGTCGCCATCCACCCCACTGGTGCTGAGGAATTTGTGACTATGCGCTAA
- the putP gene encoding sodium/proline symporter PutP gives MNSLSYVSLAIYFIAMLAIGLFAYRKSTDDVSGYILGGRQVSPHVTALSAGASDMSGWMLMGLPGAMFLVGFETLYIALGLLIGALINYLVVAPKLRVYTEVADNALTIPEFFAKRFGQADNSIRIIAAAIIVIFFTLYTSAGLVAGGKLFESAFGLNYDIGLVVTLAVVVSYTLLGGFLAVSLTDFVQGCIMFVALVLVPFVAYQEFTSADRMMNFAYQSIPHFADAMQNVTLLGLISSLSWGLGYFGQPHIIVRFMAIRSVADIKTARRIGISWMTVTIIGALATGLVGIAYANKFGMKLSDPETIFIVFSELLFHPLISGFLLAAILAAIMSTISSQLLVSSSSLTEDIYRTLSKKQASEQEMVKMGRYGVAGVAIVATLLALDRSNSILSLVSNAWAGFGAAFGPLVLFSLYKANLTHKAAIAGIISGALTVLFWIYAPVLADGKALSSLVYEMIPGFVVSSTVIYLVSKFDNDPCAKTTKQFHQAGRVLAEES, from the coding sequence ATGAATTCCCTCTCTTACGTTTCATTGGCAATTTACTTTATTGCCATGCTCGCTATTGGTTTGTTCGCCTATCGTAAGTCGACCGATGATGTCTCTGGCTACATTTTGGGTGGCCGCCAAGTGAGCCCACACGTCACGGCACTCTCGGCTGGCGCCTCGGATATGAGTGGCTGGATGCTGATGGGCCTGCCCGGCGCCATGTTCCTAGTGGGGTTTGAAACCCTGTATATCGCCCTCGGATTATTAATTGGTGCTCTAATCAATTATCTCGTGGTCGCCCCTAAATTACGAGTCTACACAGAGGTCGCCGATAACGCGCTGACTATCCCTGAGTTTTTCGCCAAACGCTTTGGTCAGGCCGATAACAGCATTCGTATTATTGCCGCCGCCATCATAGTGATCTTTTTCACCCTCTATACCTCGGCGGGATTAGTCGCAGGCGGTAAGTTGTTCGAATCCGCCTTTGGGCTGAACTACGATATCGGCCTAGTCGTCACCTTAGCCGTCGTGGTGTCGTACACTCTGCTGGGGGGATTTTTAGCCGTTAGCCTTACCGACTTTGTGCAAGGCTGCATTATGTTTGTCGCCTTGGTCTTAGTGCCTTTCGTGGCATATCAAGAATTTACCAGCGCAGATCGTATGATGAACTTTGCCTATCAGTCGATCCCGCATTTTGCCGACGCGATGCAAAATGTGACTCTACTTGGCTTAATTTCCAGCCTCTCGTGGGGACTCGGGTATTTCGGCCAACCGCATATTATTGTGCGTTTTATGGCGATCCGCTCGGTCGCCGACATTAAAACCGCACGCCGCATCGGCATCAGCTGGATGACAGTAACCATTATCGGCGCATTAGCGACCGGCTTGGTCGGTATCGCCTACGCCAATAAATTTGGCATGAAACTCTCGGATCCTGAAACCATCTTTATCGTGTTTTCAGAGTTACTGTTCCACCCCTTAATCAGCGGCTTCCTGCTCGCTGCGATTCTCGCGGCCATTATGAGCACAATTTCATCGCAGTTATTAGTCTCGTCGAGTTCGCTGACCGAAGATATTTATCGCACCCTCTCGAAGAAACAAGCGAGCGAGCAAGAGATGGTAAAAATGGGTCGTTACGGGGTCGCAGGTGTTGCCATTGTCGCAACGCTGCTGGCGCTTGATCGCTCTAACAGCATCCTCTCCCTCGTGAGTAATGCGTGGGCAGGCTTTGGTGCCGCCTTCGGTCCGCTGGTGCTGTTTAGTTTGTATAAAGCTAATCTCACCCATAAAGCGGCAATTGCGGGGATTATTTCGGGCGCACTCACGGTGCTCTTTTGGATTTATGCCCCCGTGCTTGCCGACGGTAAGGCATTGAGTAGCTTAGTGTATGAGATGATCCCAGGCTTTGTTGTCAGCAGCACAGTGATTTATCTGGTGAGCAAATTCGATAACGACCCGTGCGCTAAAACCACTAAGCAGTTCCATCAGGCCGGTCGTGTATTGGCCGAGGAAAGCTAA
- the proB gene encoding glutamate 5-kinase yields MTDSPRKRIVVKVGSALIAPHKQGCSSHYLLGIAQFITYCRVQGIQVVLVSSGSVAAGWHHFEGQAQPSVTVKKAMAAAGQADMMATWNKLFDFPTAQLLLTHGDLRNRERYISIRDTIFSLLEHGLMPIINENDAVTADKLKVGDNDNLSAMVAAAADADTLVICSDVDGLYDQNPHEHPNAKLIKQVTEINADIYAMAGGVSSDVGTGGMRTKIQAAEKAISHGIETFIINGFNADSFSQLLKGQNPGTLFTPYEKPMQEHLHWMTHTSQAQGEVIVEDDFDLALDQHSEQLTSDDVVEVKGDFSVGDTILVRKGDGTKLAKAKSNYSSCLLSFITEQDDQAFASEFQQKTGPIISDKNIAILKSI; encoded by the coding sequence ATGACAGACTCTCCCCGTAAACGTATCGTCGTCAAAGTGGGGAGCGCCTTAATCGCGCCCCACAAGCAAGGTTGCAGTAGTCATTATCTCTTGGGGATCGCGCAGTTTATTACTTATTGCCGTGTCCAAGGTATTCAAGTGGTATTGGTTTCATCCGGCTCGGTTGCCGCTGGGTGGCATCATTTTGAGGGCCAAGCTCAGCCAAGTGTCACGGTCAAAAAGGCCATGGCGGCCGCGGGTCAGGCGGATATGATGGCGACGTGGAATAAGCTATTTGATTTTCCTACCGCCCAACTGCTGCTGACCCATGGCGACTTACGTAATCGCGAGCGTTATATCAGTATTCGAGACACGATTTTTAGCCTGCTCGAACACGGTTTAATGCCGATTATCAATGAGAATGACGCCGTGACCGCCGACAAACTCAAGGTTGGCGATAACGATAATCTCTCGGCCATGGTGGCGGCTGCGGCCGATGCCGACACCTTAGTAATTTGCTCGGATGTGGATGGACTCTACGATCAAAATCCCCATGAACATCCCAATGCCAAATTGATAAAGCAAGTCACTGAAATCAATGCCGATATCTATGCAATGGCGGGAGGCGTCAGCAGCGATGTTGGCACCGGAGGCATGCGCACTAAGATCCAAGCCGCCGAAAAAGCCATCTCACACGGCATTGAGACCTTTATTATCAATGGCTTTAATGCCGACTCCTTTAGCCAGCTGCTAAAGGGGCAAAATCCGGGTACCCTCTTTACCCCCTACGAAAAACCGATGCAGGAACATTTGCATTGGATGACCCACACCTCGCAAGCCCAGGGCGAAGTGATCGTCGAGGATGATTTTGACCTCGCACTCGATCAGCACAGCGAGCAATTAACCAGCGATGATGTGGTTGAAGTCAAAGGGGATTTCTCAGTGGGCGACACCATTCTGGTACGTAAAGGCGATGGCACTAAGTTGGCGAAAGCCAAATCTAACTACAGCAGTTGCCTACTGAGTTTTATTACCGAGCAGGATGATCAGGCATTTGCCAGTGAATTCCAGCAAAAAACCGGCCCCATCATTTCCGATAAGAATATCGCCATTCTTAAATCCATTTGA
- a CDS encoding glutamate-5-semialdehyde dehydrogenase, with amino-acid sequence MSLIKQISADAAHAARTLAQLDESLKNTVLLDMARSLREKSYEIQSANLIDVHRATQDNLSPAMVDRLTLNQHRIEAMAQGIETIAALPDPVGRERFIGKRPNGLSISKMRVPLGVVCMIYEARPNVTADAGALCFKSGNAVILRGGKEALHTSQVIASILQAVLTAYGLPKALISVIPDPDRALMLELMQQREFIDVIIPRGGEGLINYVTENSSIPVIQHFKGVCHLYVDKDANQDIALDLLLNGKTQRTGVCNALEGLLVHKDIAPRFLPRVAEALAEHQVKINACPQAAAYFDACTYMAEEDFGQEYLDLEIAIRQVDSFEVATQHIAKFGSHHTEVICTDNELTAARFQRAVDASVVMVNASSRFSDGSELGLGAEIGIATTKLHAYGPMGLEALTTEKYLVSGTGQIRA; translated from the coding sequence ATGAGCCTAATTAAACAAATATCCGCCGATGCCGCCCATGCGGCCCGCACACTCGCCCAGCTCGATGAGTCGTTAAAAAACACCGTATTACTGGATATGGCGCGCTCATTAAGGGAAAAAAGTTATGAAATCCAAAGCGCTAACCTGATTGACGTACACCGTGCGACTCAGGACAACTTAAGCCCCGCTATGGTCGATCGCCTCACGCTGAACCAACACCGCATCGAGGCGATGGCGCAAGGAATCGAAACCATCGCCGCCCTGCCCGATCCCGTTGGGCGCGAGCGTTTTATTGGTAAACGCCCCAATGGTTTATCTATCAGTAAGATGCGCGTGCCACTCGGCGTGGTGTGCATGATTTATGAGGCGCGACCTAATGTCACTGCCGATGCCGGCGCATTGTGCTTTAAATCCGGCAATGCGGTGATCCTGCGTGGCGGTAAGGAAGCGCTACACACCAGCCAAGTGATCGCCAGCATTTTACAGGCGGTACTGACCGCCTATGGCTTGCCTAAAGCACTTATCAGCGTGATCCCCGATCCTGACCGCGCCCTGATGCTCGAACTGATGCAGCAGCGGGAATTTATCGATGTGATCATCCCCCGCGGTGGCGAAGGACTGATTAATTACGTCACTGAAAACAGTAGCATTCCGGTTATTCAGCACTTTAAGGGCGTGTGCCATTTATATGTGGATAAAGACGCCAATCAAGATATCGCCTTGGATTTGCTGCTTAATGGTAAAACCCAACGCACAGGCGTATGCAACGCCCTCGAAGGCTTGTTAGTGCATAAGGATATCGCGCCGCGATTCTTGCCCCGCGTCGCCGAAGCCCTGGCCGAGCATCAAGTTAAAATCAATGCCTGTCCTCAGGCCGCCGCGTATTTCGATGCTTGCACTTATATGGCAGAAGAGGATTTTGGCCAAGAATACTTGGACTTAGAAATCGCCATTCGCCAAGTCGACAGCTTTGAGGTCGCCACCCAACATATCGCTAAGTTTGGCAGCCACCATACCGAGGTGATTTGCACCGACAATGAACTCACCGCCGCCCGCTTTCAACGCGCAGTGGATGCCTCGGTCGTTATGGTGAATGCTTCATCGCGCTTTTCTGATGGCAGCGAACTCGGCCTCGGCGCCGAAATCGGCATAGCCACCACTAAGCTACATGCCTACGGCCCCATGGGACTCGAAGCCTTAACCACTGAAAAATATCTGGTTTCAGGCACAGGACAGATTAGAGCTTAG
- a CDS encoding ATP-binding protein, whose translation MLQRMTIKNLTVFAEANLSFAPGLNVIIGENGCGKSHLLKTAYSLIAASAEEGRKPNATTPTKSLLQKVYAEKLVNVLRPESLGRLARRRQGRERCELSLEFDNPNLNFTLDFSTSSKSEVQISALNSDWQPKAPVFLPTRELLTLYPGFVSIYDNHYLEFDETYRDACLLLGAPALKGPRESKAAILLKPLEDSMGGKVILDSNGRFYLSSPGQGKMEMPLVAEGLRKLSMLARLIGTGSLLDKGYLFWDEPESNLNPKLTKLIAEMVLHLCANGIQVFIATHSLFLLRELEVLSEKKQFKKIKQRYFSLRPNENGVEIEQADAIEEIQTLVLLDEELSQSQRFMEAEA comes from the coding sequence GTGCTGCAACGAATGACTATTAAGAATTTGACAGTGTTTGCCGAAGCAAACCTTTCTTTTGCACCTGGCTTAAATGTAATTATTGGTGAGAATGGCTGCGGAAAATCTCATTTATTAAAGACCGCGTATTCTTTAATAGCTGCAAGTGCAGAAGAGGGGCGAAAGCCTAACGCAACTACACCGACAAAATCATTATTACAGAAGGTGTATGCTGAAAAACTCGTTAATGTCCTTCGCCCTGAATCATTAGGACGTTTGGCACGCCGTAGACAGGGAAGAGAACGTTGTGAATTATCCTTAGAGTTCGATAACCCTAATCTTAACTTCACTCTTGATTTTTCAACATCAAGTAAATCTGAAGTGCAAATTAGTGCCCTTAATAGCGATTGGCAACCTAAAGCTCCTGTTTTTTTACCTACTCGTGAATTACTAACTCTATATCCAGGTTTTGTATCCATTTATGACAATCATTATCTAGAGTTTGATGAAACATATCGTGATGCATGTTTACTGTTGGGGGCACCAGCTTTAAAAGGTCCAAGGGAGAGTAAAGCGGCAATTCTATTAAAGCCTTTAGAAGATTCTATGGGTGGGAAAGTAATTTTAGACTCCAATGGTCGTTTCTACTTGTCCTCTCCTGGTCAAGGAAAAATGGAAATGCCCCTTGTTGCAGAAGGTTTGAGAAAACTTTCAATGCTTGCGCGTTTAATTGGAACTGGTTCGTTATTGGATAAAGGTTATCTCTTTTGGGACGAGCCAGAAAGCAATCTCAATCCTAAATTGACAAAGTTGATTGCTGAAATGGTGTTGCATTTATGTGCGAACGGCATTCAAGTATTTATCGCCACACATTCACTGTTTTTGCTGCGCGAACTAGAAGTGTTGTCAGAAAAAAAGCAGTTTAAGAAAATCAAACAACGTTATTTTTCTCTTCGCCCAAATGAAAATGGTGTTGAGATCGAGCAAGCTGATGCCATCGAAGAAATACAAACTTTAGTACTGTTGGATGAGGAACTTAGTCAATCACAGCGATTCATGGAAGCAGAGGCCTAA